From the genome of Malus domestica chromosome 04, GDT2T_hap1, one region includes:
- the LOC114824477 gene encoding TMV resistance protein N-like — protein sequence MNLISVVQDLPNLKNINLGFSKNLISTPDFSGVPNLVKLNLFECKNLVEIHPSIAVLKRLKVLNLAWCESIKSLPSAVEMDSLESLYLSGCSNVKKIPEFRKQMKNLSKLHLSGTAIEKMPSSIDHLVGLKDLNLFNCKNLLNLPGAICNLKSLRRLYVGKCSKIHKLPGDMDHLRLLDWKPH from the coding sequence ATGAACCTTATCAGTGTTGTACAGGACTTGCCcaacttgaaaaatatcaatCTTGGCTTCTCCAAAAATTTGATTAGTACCCCAGATTTCAGTGGTGTTCCAAATCTTGTGAAGTTGAATCTTTTTGAATGTAAGAATTTAGTTGAGATACACCCCTCTATTGCAGTCCTCAAAAGACTTAAAGTTCTAAACCTTGCATGGTGTGAAAGCATTAAGAGCCTCCCAAGTGCGGTTGAAATGGATTCTCTAGAATCTTTATATCTTAGTGGCTGCTCAAATGTGAAAAAGATTCCAGAATTTAGGAAGCAGATGAAGAATTTATCCAAGCTTCACTTAAGCGGGACTGCAATTGAGAAAATGCCTTCATCAATTGACCATTTGGTTGGCCTTAAGGATTTGAATCTATTTAATTGCAAAAATCTCTTGAACCTTCCTGGGGCTATTTGTAATTTGAAGTCTCTTAGACGCCTCTATGTGGGAAAATGCTCAAAAATTCACAAACTCCCAGGAGACATGGATCACTTGAGGCTCTTGGATTGGAAGCCACATTGA
- the LOC103406107 gene encoding TMV resistance protein N-like, which yields MTFMDDRELAGGTSIPLELPSAIKESHTAIVVLSPNYASSKWCLTELTNIIQCMEAMNSILPVFYGVDPSDVGNQRGRFAEAFAKHEGKLTSTEDKIKVTQWKAALKTVSKISGWDLKNFKCERELIDDIVKCVWRKVQATITSSDSSQKLVGIDSALEQLTMLLALDANDVRFIGITGMGGLGKTTLAKLVFDKIFHHFEVHCFLANVREVCARDRTVVGLQKKLLFPILKKKIEEIWDDECGRMYSMKCLCNKKVLLVLDDVDELNQLEVLAGNQSWFGMGSRIIITTRNEGLLVQHGIATSYKVERLNYGEALELFSLNAFKKDQPEEDFLELSERFLNHAGGLPLVLKVVGSFLYRRGRDAWNSELDNLHKIHNQNIFYSLKVSYDGLRLMEKRIFLDVACFHKGKYTKQVIQVLDNSFGISSCILIDLLIERSLLYNDYGNKIGMHDLIQQMAWTIVRQESEESGLRSRLWLPNDIFHVFMTNTGTHAIEGIVLQLPESKEVHWNLEAFSNMRELRFLEFNNLIISSCPKFLPCSLRIINWSFYPSKCLPTSFHLCLLTQLKMRKSKIVRLWKGKLDLPNLKYIDLGFSKKLINTPDFTGVPNLVELALGHCKNLVEIHPSITVLKRLKLLNLNGCDSIKSLPSEVEMDSLESLYLNGCLNVKKIPEFGEQMKNLSKLHLGGTAIEKMPSSIEHLVGLKDLNLFNCKNLLDLPRAICNLKSLRRLCMGQCSKIDKLPGDMDHLETLVLGATLTEPIGGMKNLKHLQLYGSYAKERDGWGILRILGLGKSAPDPPPCRGFMFSSLNRLCTLKTINLKDCKLCDGDIPDDIGCLSFLERLNLGGNNFVSLPESIRCLSKLCYLGLSSCKSLQKLPPLPSNGKLHVDVNDCTSLRSLSDTSKLSSRFINLYDFSFTCRNCIALVQDEGWTNTILSRILKFATQNKDYYRKQPAVFPGSEIPEWFSNQSMGHLVNVELPPPSCTNWLGIAFCVVFQVPKENLANLAAHFYRIDLKIEFLSKPFYSMICGSLVSEHIWVFHLPREICHQEQFLFGTYFSCIGGVNVEADLNKVKKCGARLVYKQDLEELNQTLKILKRTHEYCDEASPSGPISASFNDTEQIHKKHCY from the exons ATGACTTTCATGGACGACCGAGAGCTTGCAGGTGGAACAAGTATTCCTCTGGAGCTCCCGAGTGCGATCAAAGAATCACATACTGCAATTGTTGTTCTCTCGCCAAACTATGCTTCTTCCAAATGGTGCTTGACTGAGCTTACAAACATTATTCAGTGCATGGAAGCCATGAACTCAATTCTCCCAGTCTTTTATGGTGTGGATCCCTCTGACGTAGGAAATCAGAGGGGGAGGTTTGCCGAAGCCTTCGCCAAGCATGAAGGAAAGTTGACTAGCActgaagacaaaataaaggtgaCTCAGTGGAAAGCTGCTTTAAAAACAGTGTCGAAAATTTCTGGGTGGGATTTGAAGAATTTTAA GTGTGAAAGAGAGCTGATTGATGACATTGTCAAATGTGTGTGGAGGAAGGTGCAAGCTACAATCACTTCGTCAGATTCCTCACAGAAGTTAGTCGGAATTGATTCCGCACTCGAGCAACTAACTATGCTATTAGCTCTTGATGCAAATGATGTTCGCTTTATTGGGATAACTGGGATGGGTGGTTTAGGCAAGACAACCCTTGCTAAGCTAGTTTTTGATAAAATCTTCCATCATTTTGAAGTTCACTGTTTTCTTGCTAATGTTAGAGAGGTTTGTGCAAGAGATCGTACTGTTGTTGGCCTTCAAAAAAAACTTCTTTTCCCAATCTTGAAGAAAAAGATTGAAGAAATTTGGGATGATGAGTGCGGAAGAATGTACAGTATGAAGTGCTTGTGCAATAAAAAGGTTCTTCTCGTACTTGATGATGTGGATGAATTAAACCAACTAGAAGTACTGGCTGGGAATCAAAGTTGGTTTGGTATGGGGAGCAGAATCATCATTACAACAAGAAATGAAGGTCTGCTCGTCCAGCATGGTATAGCAACATCATATAAGGTTGAGAGATTGAATTATGGAGAAGCTCTTGAGCTCTTTAGCTTGAATGCCTTCAAAAAAGACCAACCCGAGGAAGACTTTTTGGAACTCTCTGAGCGTTTCCTAAACCATGCCGGAGGCCTTCCCTTAGTTCTTAAAGTTGTAGGTTCTTTTTTGTATAGGAGAGGGCGAGATGCATGGAATAGTGAGTTGGATAATCTACATAAAATACACAATCAGAATATTTTTTATTCGCTCAAAGTTAGTTATGATGGACTCCGGCTGATGGAGAAAAGAATTTTCCTTGATGTTGCATGTTTCCACAAAGGGAAGTACACAAAGCAAGTAATTCAAGTACTAGACAATTCTTTCGGAATTTCTAGTTGTATTCTAATAGATTTGCTAATTGAGAGATCTCTTCTATACAACGATTACGGAAACAAAATAGGGATGCATGATTTGATACAACAAATGGCATGGACAATTGTTCGTCAAGAGTCTGAAGAGTCTGGTCTACGTAGTCGATTGTGGCTTCCTAATGACATTTTTCATGTATTCATGACCAATACA GGGACACATGCTATTGAAGGCATAGTCTTACAGTTACCCGAATCAAAAGAGGTGCACTGGAATTTGGAAGCCTTCTCTAATATGCGTGAACTGAGGTTTCTGGAATTCAATAATTTGATCATTTCTTCATGCCCCAAATTTCTTCCATGTTCCTTGAGAATTATAAATTGGAGTTTCTATCCTTCCAAGTGTCTTCCGACCAGCTTTCACTTGTGTTTGCTTACTCAACTAAAGATGCGTAAGAGCAAAATTGTTCGGCTTTGGAAGGGAAAATTG GACTTGCCCAACTTGAAATATATCGATCTTGGCTTCTCCAAAAAATTGATTAATACCCCAGATTTCACTGGTGTTCCAAATCTTGTGGAGTTGGCTCTTGGGCATTGTAAGAATTTAGTTGAGATACACCCGTCTATTACAGTCCTCAAAAGACTTAAACTTTTGAATCTTAATGGCTGTGATAGCATTAAGAGCCTCCCAAGTGAAGTTGAAATGGATTCTCTGGAATCTTTATATCTTAATGGCTGCTTAAATGTGAAAAAGATTCCAGAATTTGGGGAGCAGATGAAGAACTTATCCAAGCTTCACTTAGGTGGGACTGCGATTGAGAAAATGCCTTCATCAATTGAACATTTGGTTGGCCTTAAGGATTTGAATCTATTTAATTGCAAAAATCTCTTGGACCTTCCAAGGGCTATTTGTAATTTGAAGTCTCTTAGACGCCTCTGTATGGGACAATGCTCAAAAATTGACAAACTCCCAGGAGACATGGATCACTTAGAGACGCTTGTATTGGGAGCCACTTTGACAGAGCCGATTGGGGGTATGAAAAATCTCAAACATCTACAATTATACGGATCGTATGCTAAAGAAAGGGACGGGTGGGGCATTCTTCGCATATTAGGACTTGGAAAAAGTGCTCCTGATCCTCCTCCTTGTCGGGGTTTCATGTTTTCTTCTCTAAATCGTTTATGCACTTTGAAGACCATAAATCTAAAAGATTGTAAACTCTGTGATGGGGATATTCCTGATGATATTGGCTGCTTGTCCTTTTTGGAAAGATTGAATCTTGGTGGAAATAATTTCGTGAGTCTACCTGAAAGCATTAGGTGCCTTTCTAAGCTTTGTTATCTTGGTCTGTCAAGCTGCAAAAGCCTTCAAAAATTGCCACCTCTTCCATCTAATGGCAAATTGCATGTAGATGTAAACGATTGTACTTCCTTACGAAGTTTGTCAGATACATCCAAGTTGAGCAGCAGATTCATCAATTTGTATGATTTTAGTTTCACTTGCCGGAATTGCATTGCATTGGTTCAAGATGAAGGCTGgactaatacaatactctcaaggATTCTAAAATTTGCCACTCAGAAcaag GATTATTACCGAAAGCAACCGGCTGTATTTCCTGGAAGCGAAATTCCCGAGTGGTTTAGTAATCAAAGTATGGGACATTTAGTAAATGTGGAGCTTCCTCCACCATCATGTACCAACTGGCTGGGAATTgccttttgtgttgtttttcaaGTTCCTAAGGAAAACTTGGCCAATCTAGCCGCCCATTTTTATCGTATTGATTTAAAAATTGAGTTTTTATCAAAACCCTTCTACTCTATGATTTGTGGGTCTCTTGTGTCAGAACACATTTGGGTATTTCATTTGCCTCGTGAAATTTGTCATCAGGAACAGTTTTTATTCGGAACTTACTTTAGTTGTATTGGAGGGGTAAACGTAGAAGCAGACTTGAATAAGGTGAAGAAGTGTGGGGCTCGTTTGGTGTACAAGCAAGATTTGGAAGAACTCAACCAAACACTGAAAATCCTGAAACGAACACATGAATATTGTGACGAGGCATCTCCAAGTGGACCTATAAGTGCTAGCTTCAACGACACAGAGCAAATCCACAAAAAACATTGTTACTAG